The region AAACCAATGTGCATGAGAAAAATGTACATACAAAAGAGGGACACCTTTAAAGATGTCCCTCAAGCTTATCGTTTAAGCTATACATACCACTACATGCCTGAATTGGCAGCTTCTTGTACTTTCTGTTGCATGCTCTGTTGGATGCGCCCGTCTTTGTGTCTTGTACTGTTTTGGAAATGAATGCAAAAATGTCCGTTATACCCGTTGTTTGTGATCTTTTGTACACTATGTGGAAATGAGTGCATAGCCGCGGCTAACTTTTTATCGCCAAACTCTAAGATAATAGCCCTCGGAGTCCAGGAGTAGCTTCCACCCCATAGTTCTTTCATCACTTGAGCATCGCTCGCTGTCAGCGGTTCACTATCAGCATGGTTTGCGCCATAAGTGCGCTTCACTTTAAAAGTACGCCCCGTCTCTACATCTGTAACGGTGGCCTCAGTGCCGATTGGAAAGGCGTTGTTCGCTACTGACCAATCTAAGACTTCTAATTTCACTTCGTCCAAACCGAGTGTCTCCAGTTCCACTAAGTTAGTGTCTCCAATGAGCGCTGTTTTGTATTGGGCGTCCCAGGCCACTTCAAGCCCTAAGGCTTCACTGACAAAGCGTAAGGGTACCATTGTTGTCCCTTTAATTAATTGAGCGGAGGGCATATCTACTTTTTGGCCATTAATCGTAGCCCCTCGTTGCCCCGCTACAAATGAGATATTCATATCCTCTTTCGTAATCGTCACGCCTTTTGTCTTTTGATCCCACTTCACCTTAGCACCGACAGTTTCCGACACATAACGGATGGGTACATAAGTTGTCCCATTGCTGATAAAGGGTGAATTCTCAAACTGTTTCACTTTACCATTAATCACAATATTGACGTGGTGACTTACACTGTGTGCCTGTGCCGTAGGTGTTTCTAGCGTATGCATGGCCGGCATAATGAGAAGTGTAGTGGCTAAGAATGATTTCATGATAAAAGAGCCAAAAGATGTTTTTTCTTTGTGCTTTTCTGTTGGATAGTGATTGTTTTTTGTGAACATAATGCTCTTACCTTCCTTATTGATATTTTATGAAATACAGAATGTACAATTGCAGGAGTAAACGAGTAAATATGCAATATAATTTTCTATAAAACTATGAATCTATCAATCTATGAATGGACCAAAATGAGCAGCAGAAACCATTTCGGTCACAATCATGATCGGCGAGGTCACCGACGATCATTTATTAGAAGCAAAAATATGTACACCGAAAAGCGTTAAGCAGCCGTTCACATCACCTTGTGATAGGTATCAATATCCTGTATTAAATATATTTTTACACGGATAGGGCTTCAAGCCTAGTGGTAAATCATAGCAATTTATTTCATTTGCAAGATTTTCGACAACACAATTCAATAATAGACAAAAAAATAAAAAAATACAACCTGGATATTGAACAATTTTTTAATGTTTGGATAGGACTATAAGCATGGGGAGATACAATTTATGACGGTTTGCGAGACTATTGACCTTCGACGTTGGGACTATCTTTACAAAGAGTGTTGATAGAGACTAAAGAAAAACGGTAAAGTGGACGAAATTAAAAGAGGGTATCTACATTAATAAATAAATTAATCGGAGAAAAAGAAGGGGTTTTTTGACATGATAGGTTTCCTAAAAGAAGTCCATCAAGGATTACTTCATCATTTACTACTACGTAGTCATAATAAGATGATTCAGTTGTTCGTCCAGCTGTTTTATATATATAGTGGACTACTATTTATTTACTTTAGTATGAACGACTCGCTAGGAAGAAGTTTGTTCGTTCTTATCTTTTATTTTGGGATGATATACGTCAGTTGGTTTGTGATTCATCTCACTTTCGTACTTGTACAACGCGTTATATTTCGAGACATTGATAAGCTTTGTCAAAAGATTGAACTGATGTTTAAACCGGAGAGCAAATACTATGATCACCATACCTATCTTGAACATGAGGCAGCATTCAAAACATCAGATATCGTTAAAGAAGATAAAGTCCCTCACACAAAATTACTATCGTTATGGGCCTATAATTTAAACGCTAAGAAACCGATCATCACATTATTATTGCCGTTTTTGGTCGTATGGTATTTTGTCGTGTACCAGAATCCCATGTTACAAGTGTTTATTGGTAATATCGCAGGGGAGCATTTCGGGGGCTTTGACTACCAATACTTGAAGTGGTCACTTGAAGCGTTTACGTACCCTTACATATTTTTCATTTATTATCTTAATATGAGTAGAATCGATAAGTGTCTAAGAAAGATTACACTATTAAAAGAACTTAAGTCGTAATCATGTTATATTAGATACTGATAGCGTATAAGAGACATCACATTTTTAAATTGAAGTAATAGGGGGAGCTAATATGACCAAAAAACATGATGACAATGCTAAGGAAAACGCTTACGGATCTGATCACATTCACACTGATTTTAAAAAAGAGATGACTTATGGTGACTACCTACAACTTGATAAGATACTAACAGCGCAGAGCCGACTGTCTGACCACCACGACGAGATGTTATTCATTATCATACATCAGGCCAGTGAGCTCTGGATGAAGCTTATATTACATGAAATGGGAGAAGCAAGGAAAAGCATTTTACAAGATGACTTAGAGCCTGCGTTTAAGATGCTTGCTAGAGTCTCTCGAATTCAGCAACAGCTCATCCAATCTTGGGATGTGCTGTCGACATTAACGCCTGCGGAATATATGCAATTTAGAGATAAACTAGGGCATTCCTCAGGATTCCAATCTTATCAGAACCGTTTAATAGAGTTTATGATGGGACACAAAAAAGAACATGTCCTCGCCGTTTATGAACATCAACCTGAGCTATACCAAACTCTGAAGGACGCCATACAGGAAAAAAGTATTTATGACGCTGCGATTATAGCTATGGCCAAAAGAGGATTAAATATAGATCGTGAATGTATGAACCGAGACTGGTCTGAGGATTATGAGGCCAATAAAAGTGTTGAAGAAGCTTGGCTACAAGTCTATCGTGATGTCAATCAGTATTGGGATTTATATGAATTGGCAGAAAAACTTGTAGATATTGAAACTAAGCATCAGCAGTGGCGGTATAATCATATGCTGACGGTTGAGCGCATTATCGGACATAAAATGGGGACTGGTGGATCAGCTGGTGTATCATACTTGAAGAGGGTTGTGGACCATCGCTTCTTCCCAGAACTATGGCAATTAAGAACGAATTTGTAGGATACTATGGGGAAGCTATGAATTAGCTATGCTACTTTCAAGCCAATATAAGCAAATCTTAGCTAAGCAAGTCATAACGTATACTATTAATAAAGAATGAATGTGTTATATATAACTAAAGTGCTAGATTGTAAGGGGTAGTCAAAGGACTACCCTTTTTTGATGGAGCTGACTAACGGTTTCTTTCGCTCATTATAATTACCCTGTATTAAATCGTTAAGAAAAAAATAACTCGAGGGTTATTGGAAAGCCTAAGTAAATATAATAGACTATTAGCGTAAGGGAAATGTTGGAAAAAACAGATTCGAGAACACGCTTTCCTATTTTAGTGAAGGAGGTGATAATGCATGAATCATCCTTTAATAGATGATTTTATAAAAAGTTTAAGAAAAGAAATGAATGATCTTCCTGCAAATGAACAGGATGAAATACTACAAGAAATCAATGATCATATTTGTACAGAGGTTGAAGAAAAGAAATTTGAGGGGAAGGAAGAACTAAAAGCGATTACAGAAACGATTCAAAACTTTGATAAACGTCATTTTAATCTTCTTAATGAACAATATAAAAATAATAGAGAAAGTAGTTTTGAGGGAGATAGAGATTATGGCTTCGACATGACATTAGCGGCAGCTGTCGGAAGTTTAGGGGCTTTATCTATACCGATCTTGAGAGGAAGTTTTAACTTAGGTTCTATGCTTCCTTGGATACTTTTTCTTATTAGTGGGCACTTTGTCTTATTTATATACTTTAGCAGACGAATGAATCAGTATCGAACAAAAACACTACAAAAAACGTCTAAAATCCTTGTTCCGTTGTTAGCAGTTCCATTTGCTATGTATACAATAAACTTAACAACAAATGGGGTCATAAGTTATTTTTCTACTATTTATTTAATGATTCATGTCTTCGTTATATTCATCATATATGTCGCTTTTCGATCTCTTTATCATAAACATAAGGATATGCTTAAATCCTAAGGATGACCGTCATGTTACTATGGCACTATCTCTAACATAGCCATCCAAAAATGAGATGAAATTAAAGTCTCATCTATCACGATGGTAAAAACAGTGGTAAAAAAGGATCAGATGACTGCTAAAACCATAAAAATACTACAACAGTGGAAGAGAGAATGAAATAGAACGTGACACCTATCATGACACATAGTTGGAGCGGTTTTGCCCTTTGACAACACGCACGATATTAAGGCTTAGGAACTATAACCTAAGTCTTATTTTTATTAGGAAAAGTCAGGGGTGTATGGATGATAAAGCTTGACATAAAAAACAGTCTTTCCCAATAACCAGTCCACGATTCTTCTGTTACGATGAATTTAAGCGCCGTAGCGCTACAAGTTTGAGGAGGTGTTTAGTTTGATGCACGTTGCACAACGAGAAAACACCCAAGACAGGCACCACAATGTTTAAAACATTCATCTATGTATGAGGAGATGGATGAAAATCTTTTGTATTGGGGGAGTTAAATAGTGAAGTTGAACAAAAGTCTTATTTTGACCCTTGTGTTGTCGTTGGTATTGAGTATGTTTGGGGGCATGGCATTTGCAAATGAGCAACAAGAACTTCAAGGACAAGCACAGAATGGAAACGAAGCCATCCCAGGTGAATTAATTATCTCTGTTGAACCGAGACATACAGGACCGAATCATACCATAGAAAATAAAGGCAGTGTTAAAAGCGAAGAAGCTAGATTGAATAGCAAAGGCTTTGATGTCGTCAATGCCTTACACGTAGAAGAGGGAGATGTACAAGCCCTTAGCAACGAGTTCAATGCTAAAGTCATTGATAACATGGGACTCGTTTATCTCGTTGAGTACGACGAAGAAGCGTATAAAACATTGAATAAAGCAAAGCAGGCTCTCAGACACGAGTTAAAAGAGCTTGGATTTAAAGTGAGATATGTATCTGAGAATTACAAAATGGAAGCCACTGAGGTTGCCACAAGTGAAGAAGCGACCACTAGTATGCACCCGAATCAAGAATGGCACTACAATATGATCAACGCCCCTCAAGCGTGGGATATTACAACGGGAAGTCCAAGTGTTAAAGTGGCTATTTTGGACACGGGTATCGATCATAACCATCCTAACTTGACTGATATTGTGGATACGGATGAAGGTCGTAGCTTCGTTGGTGGTTCTACTATGGATGGCAATGGTCACGGTACGCATGTGGCAGGTACTGTTGCAAGTTACGGCTCAGTATCAGGGGTCATGCAAAATGCCACATTAGTGCCAGTCAAAGTACTGAGTGATAGTGGAAGCGGCACTCTATATGGCATCACAGAAGGCATTTTATATGCTGCTGACATCGGGTCCGATGTGATCAACATGTCTTTAGGTGGTGGCGGCTATAACCAAAGCATGGATGAAGCCACACGGACAGCAGTTGAAAGCGGGACGATCGTCGTAGCTGCTGCAGGCAATAACGGTACGAGCAGTATTTCTTATCCAGCTGCATACGACAGTGTTATCGCAGTGGGGTCCGTGACATCTGACAGAACAAGATCTTATTTTTCCAACTATGGCTCAGGTCTTGAAGTGATGGCGCCAGGGTCTGATATTTATAGCACATGGCCTAACAGTCAGTATAATACTATTTCTGGTACGTCTATGGCCTCACCTCATGCTGCCGGAGTGGCAGGACTAATTAGAGCGGTCAACCCTGGTATTTCAGTATCAGAGGCTCGTCAAATCCTATCAGACACTGCTCAGGACGCAGGAAGCTCATACGAATACGGTAATGGTATCGTTGACGCTTATGCTGCTGTACAAGCAGCAGGTGGCGTGACAGACCCTGATCCTGGTGATCCAGGAGAAGACGCGATCACAGTGACGTCAGTTTCAACCAACTATAGTTATTACTACAGAGGAGAAACAGTTAGAATCACGGCTGTAGTACAAGATGGTGACGGTGCGGCACTTGCCAATGCCAATGTAGACTTCACCATTACTCGCCCTAATGGTACAACGGTTCAAGGGGCGGCTACAACTGACTCATCTGGGGTAGCGACATGGGCCGTGGGGACAAACTACTATACAGCAACGGGTGAGTATGACTTAAGAGCAGATACTTCCCTATCAGGCTATGAAGATAGTTATGACACAACGTCATTCTATGTTTATTAAGTCAAGTATTTGAAAATGAGATAGGAGTATGATTAGAAAGGTCGCCAAGTCGGACTTTAAACCGGTCCACTTGGCGACTTTATGCTTTTAGCTTATTGTTGTTCAGTTAAACCATCGATGGTAACACTTTGTTTTTGATTGGGTTCATTTAAAGAATGAATGGTTGCTACACCCTTATCTTGATCAACGTGTTCAATATAAATTGGCTCACCGTTATACGTCACATTAACCATATCCGGTGAGGAAGCGATCTCTTGTGCCCGCTGTGCATCCATGTTGAGCATCCTCCTTTTGTCTTTATTTAACACTTATACTATTTGTAAAAAATGGTCTCTCTATACTTACACCCCAGGTCTGTTTTTTAATTTGCTAAAATTTGAGGAAGGTTTTTGTCAATATATGTAGAATGAATATGACGAACACTTCTAAAATGGACGAAACATCATGAGAACGCAACAGCCAGAACACAACGTCCCATGTATGATTTTTCTATTAAGAAACAACCGTCTTATACTTACATTCACGATAGAAGGAGATCTCAATGAGTTACGAATTGTATTTCACACAAAAGAGCCCTGAGAAAATAAGTCATGAAGCGTTAGACGCTTTTTTTCAAGAGGACGAGCTATGGGCAATAGACGTAGAAGAAAGTGCCACCATCAACATAAAATATCACAATGACTTAACGCAGACGACATTTCATATCCGCATCATCGATAACGATCCGTCAGAGCAAGAAGATGGCGGGTTTTATTTCAGTGGGATCCTAATGTCTTTGTCCTACGCTAGACCGACTTATTTTGCCTATGAGAGTATGATCGTCGTCAAAGAAATGGCTGATCATTTTGACTTGTATGTGATTGATGCCCAAGACCACGTGATTGGGGGTAACGGTAGTCCTAAAAAAGTGGAGGCCGATGAGCTCACACGTTCATGGGAGAAAAATAATGAGCGTGAAGTGTTGGCTAGAGCCAATGCAGGAGAAGACTTTGCTTATCTATCAGAAGAGAAAGCCATGCAAGTATGGCAGTACATGCTAGGTAAACAAAAAATCACCGATACGCTTGGCCCTGCTTACCGTGTATCAGGGTACGCTTTATTCCAGACACAAGATAGCAATGAATTAGAACTAGTGACAGAATGGGAAGATGGTAAGCCCACTGTATTTGCTCCCTGTGATTATATCCTTATCAACGATCAATTAGAGTACATCACCTATCATAAACTAAGAGAAGTCTTAGAAGATTATCTTGAAGAAATTAATATCCCTATTGAAGGGGTTCTCGCTTTTGACGAAAAACATCAATCCAAGGTCCAGAAAATATTTCAGTCACTCGAACCGTCAGGGACATTGAGCGATGCCATGTTCGTTCCCTTTTCCCATTGCGTCAGTGTGGAAGGACTACCCAGTGTATCCAGTGTTTCTATCCAGGATGAGGCGCTTGAAGTAAATGAACAGTCTGAAACGGAAGCTGATGAGGAGTACAGACAGGTAGAAGATGAGACTGATGACGCTTACGTCCGAGATGACGATGAATGGGTGTTAGAGGAAGATGAGGAAGCTGAGGATGTTGATCAGCGTGATGAATACGGCCTTGAAAATGAAGAAGAGGTTGATGAAGATCAGGATGTATATGAAGATGAGATGGAAGATAGTTCAGCCATAGATGAAACGGTTGAAGATGCTCCGAATAAGAAGGGCAACGCTTTTAACAGCTGGATTGCAAACAAGAGAGAACATATCAGCGTGGATCAGAGTCAGGAAAAGAGTCAGGAAAAGAGTGAGAATCATAATGATGTTCATAGTCAGAAACAGAATCAGGGAACACCAGGGACTCAAACAAATGCTAAAAATAAGAAAAAAAGCTCTAAATTCAGCCTTTTAGATAAAGTCGGTGCTGGGGGGAAGCAAGACCAAGAGCCTGTCACAGAAACAGCTGCGACTAGAGATGTGTATGTATCTCCTTTCGCTCAGCAAGAAAAACAAACACAAAGAGAATACCATGTCTCACAGGATTATCAGTCTTATTCCTCACACGCCCAGGGAAGTACGTGGAATAGCAGCAAGAAAAAGGGCTATCTTGACGAGGAGAGCTTCAAATATGATGAAAAGAAGCTCAAAACGTATACCTTGACCCGTTTTGCTATGATGTTTATTACGATGTTGTTAGTGTATCTTATACTCAACACTTCCGTTAAACATGCTTTGTTTGGTAACGCACTCGTTCTCGGTGTCCTATTCTTTTTACCGTGCACGATGGTGTTGATGGCCCGATTAAAAAAGGAAAAAAGTATCTTGCAGTCCTTCAAGCTTATAGTGACAGACGAGGAAGTCAAAGCCATCTATGAGTTGCCAACAAAAAAAGAGAAAAAGACGAAGAAGAAAAAGCAACCATTGCGAAGTTACCAAGTGAGTCAAGTTGGACAATTTAAGCAGAACAAACAAAACACAGAAGAGATATTAATCACAAGGGATGAGATAGACAAAGTCCTCGTCACAGACCGAGGAGGACTTCGAGTGTATTCTCAATACCTGCTAAAGACCATTGAAGTTTTACCTGAATTAAAAGGTTTTGATATTGCCAAAGCGAGTATCAATGAGTTATGTGAAGTGAAGAGTAAACCGAAGTCCTTAGACAGCTCTACACGTGTGATGATCGGTTGCGTAGCGCTTATTATTGGTATCATCATGCTATACTTTATGAGAGAAAGTGTATTATATACGGCTTGTATCTATGGGGGAAGTATCATAGCGATCGCAGGAGGGATTTACGTATCCTTTAATAAAAAAATCTATAGTGGGGTTAAGAAACCCCTTTGGAAATGGATTGGCGTCTATGTGCTTGTGATGATCTGGTTAATCATTTATCCGTTCATTACAGCGGTGATATAAATCCCAAAGATCGGCGTAGCAAGCAAAAAAGAGCAGTAGCATCCTTTGTCTACTGCTCTTTTCATACGTTTTAATAGCTATCGTGCGTGTGTAAGTAAGGTGTAATACGGTCATATTATTCTAAAATCCAACG is a window of Caldalkalibacillus salinus DNA encoding:
- a CDS encoding copper amine oxidase N-terminal domain-containing protein, with amino-acid sequence MKSFLATTLLIMPAMHTLETPTAQAHSVSHHVNIVINGKVKQFENSPFISNGTTYVPIRYVSETVGAKVKWDQKTKGVTITKEDMNISFVAGQRGATINGQKVDMPSAQLIKGTTMVPLRFVSEALGLEVAWDAQYKTALIGDTNLVELETLGLDEVKLEVLDWSVANNAFPIGTEATVTDVETGRTFKVKRTYGANHADSEPLTASDAQVMKELWGGSYSWTPRAIILEFGDKKLAAAMHSFPHSVQKITNNGYNGHFCIHFQNSTRHKDGRIQQSMQQKVQEAANSGM
- the kynA gene encoding tryptophan 2,3-dioxygenase; translation: MTKKHDDNAKENAYGSDHIHTDFKKEMTYGDYLQLDKILTAQSRLSDHHDEMLFIIIHQASELWMKLILHEMGEARKSILQDDLEPAFKMLARVSRIQQQLIQSWDVLSTLTPAEYMQFRDKLGHSSGFQSYQNRLIEFMMGHKKEHVLAVYEHQPELYQTLKDAIQEKSIYDAAIIAMAKRGLNIDRECMNRDWSEDYEANKSVEEAWLQVYRDVNQYWDLYELAEKLVDIETKHQQWRYNHMLTVERIIGHKMGTGGSAGVSYLKRVVDHRFFPELWQLRTNL
- a CDS encoding HAAS signaling domain-containing protein; its protein translation is MNHPLIDDFIKSLRKEMNDLPANEQDEILQEINDHICTEVEEKKFEGKEELKAITETIQNFDKRHFNLLNEQYKNNRESSFEGDRDYGFDMTLAAAVGSLGALSIPILRGSFNLGSMLPWILFLISGHFVLFIYFSRRMNQYRTKTLQKTSKILVPLLAVPFAMYTINLTTNGVISYFSTIYLMIHVFVIFIIYVAFRSLYHKHKDMLKS
- a CDS encoding S8 family serine peptidase: MKLNKSLILTLVLSLVLSMFGGMAFANEQQELQGQAQNGNEAIPGELIISVEPRHTGPNHTIENKGSVKSEEARLNSKGFDVVNALHVEEGDVQALSNEFNAKVIDNMGLVYLVEYDEEAYKTLNKAKQALRHELKELGFKVRYVSENYKMEATEVATSEEATTSMHPNQEWHYNMINAPQAWDITTGSPSVKVAILDTGIDHNHPNLTDIVDTDEGRSFVGGSTMDGNGHGTHVAGTVASYGSVSGVMQNATLVPVKVLSDSGSGTLYGITEGILYAADIGSDVINMSLGGGGYNQSMDEATRTAVESGTIVVAAAGNNGTSSISYPAAYDSVIAVGSVTSDRTRSYFSNYGSGLEVMAPGSDIYSTWPNSQYNTISGTSMASPHAAGVAGLIRAVNPGISVSEARQILSDTAQDAGSSYEYGNGIVDAYAAVQAAGGVTDPDPGDPGEDAITVTSVSTNYSYYYRGETVRITAVVQDGDGAALANANVDFTITRPNGTTVQGAATTDSSGVATWAVGTNYYTATGEYDLRADTSLSGYEDSYDTTSFYVY
- a CDS encoding small acid-soluble spore protein H; its protein translation is MDAQRAQEIASSPDMVNVTYNGEPIYIEHVDQDKGVATIHSLNEPNQKQSVTIDGLTEQQ